A region of the Culex quinquefasciatus strain JHB chromosome 1, VPISU_Cqui_1.0_pri_paternal, whole genome shotgun sequence genome:
AAAAAAATCTAGCGGTTGACTGATAGAAtaactttttgagaaaaataactaaaaatgtgtgGTTATCatctgaaatattgtggaatattctgtacAAAAAACAGGCTAgatcatatctggagtttttttattagtggttttgccttcctcactgaggtaaggctataatcctgctctaaaaatgaactttgtataaaaacgtcgaaaaatatcgactcagaatcgaaaactaaactaatgtctgtgtgtatgtgtgtgtgtatgtatgtatgtgaccaacaaactagctcatgtttctcggcactgactgaaccgatttgacccgaacctgttgcattcgacttggttaagggtcccatagatagagttttatacagattgaagtttcgataagtagttaaaaagttatgtataaaaatatgttttcacacatatccggatctcacttaaatgtatgtaaactatgtccgggtcaatcatccgacccatcgttgattagcttatcaaaagacttttccaacgagcctaaaacattgaagatctggcaaccctgtctcgagatatgcccacttaagtgatattgatatactttttggaaaccggatctcacttaaatgtatgtgaattatgtccggatccaccatccaacccatcgttgcttagactatcaaaaaaccttcccaacgagttcaaaacattgaagatctggcaaccctgtctcgagctatggtcacttaagtgattttttattgcagatctaaaaaatagctgaaatttttgtacaattccatcaaatCAGCCAGTGAGGAATGCTccaaccacgtaggtggattaaataagtttttaacaaaacattgcttaaataaacaaagtttattttagtttcgaTGTAAATTATCTTTGGTTTTCTAGCGATACAGACTGGGCCAAATTTCCAGCTAGgttattctctaccaactcacacgaaatcggaaaaagttgccccgacccctcttttatttgcgtgaaactttgtccaaaggggtaacttttgtccctgatcacgaatccgaggttcgttttttgatgtctcgtgatggaggggcccttccatttttgaacatgcgaaaaaataggtgtttttcaataattttcagcctgatacggtgatgagatagaaatttggtgtcaaagcgacttttatgtaaagttagacgcccgatttgatggcgtactaaaaATTCCgagaaaaaattatttttcatcgaaataacactgaaaaagtttttggaattcgtcattttaaggaaaatgtcatgtacttttcgaatctacattgacccagaagggtaattttttcattcaaaacaaaaaagttcatttttaaatttcgtgttttttctagctttgcaggattattcttaagagtgcaacaatgttcttttttttttaaaaaaagtcgtgaaatggcgataactcgtgatgttcataggcaaaccccttatgtttgcatatcaaaatttttgtaattgtctgctctacaatattgtacaacattgttatactcttaaaaataaccctgcaaagtttgaaaaaacacgaaattataaaatgaaaaattttgttctatatgaaaaaatgacccttctgggtcaatgtagattcgattcgaaaaggacatttaattttccttaaaatgacatgttccaaaaaaatttacagtcgagttacggaaaatggcagagtttttaaaacatttttagtgtttttttttcgatgaaacatacgttttttcggaattctgagtacgccattaaatcgggtgttaaattatacataaaagtttctttgacaccaaatttctatcacctcaccatttcaggctgcatgTTATAGAAAATCAcctctttttttcgcatgttcaaaaataaaaggggtcgtaccacccctccgttacgagatataaaaaaagggacctcggattcgtgatcaaggataAAAGTTACCctataggacaaagtttcacgcaaatcgaagaggagtcggggcaactgctgtgtgagttggcggagaattacacaAATATGAAggtaatttcaaacattttaccaACTATTAgatcaaaaaaaactttcttctagttgcatttttgcatttatttattttttgttcaaggaATTTAAGATATTAACCCTCAAATGCCTCCAAACAttgtttatttatgttttaaatcgTGATTTTGGCGCAGTccctaattttgtttttttattattattatttggcAACCATCgtgttcctcggacaatttttcATAAGATCCAttgaatacctcaaatttaACCATGCTTTGGTGAGAAATTTCAGTCCTGAAATCTTTATGACTAACAAAGGGCTTTAGAACCATATTCCGTAAAATTACAcaagggacatttatgcgattttgagaagtttatttatttaaagtGGTTAATGCACAGTGTATGCTTGTACGTATGCTTGACAAATTCCTCGCACTTCACACCATTCCACCAGTCGGCGCTCTTATCTTATCGCAACAAAAATGTGCACCCCCAGAAGTGTACGAGAGTGTCACACCGATCGCggctgtgtttattttttttgcgcgtGTGATTCACAGCCTAAAGTCTGTTTACACTGCCCCTTCGTCACAACCAGCGCTTGACTATACCAACACGGCCTGTGCGCCGTTAACTGTGACTAAAGTCAGTCTAACGTGCCACTTGCGGCTTGATTGATCGATTCTCATTAGCGCGTTCCGCCGACAAGTTTATAacctcaaaaaattaaaataaaaaaaagatgcgTCTATCGCTGGGAATCCGAACCGTGCTGATGCTAGTGGCCGTcgcgctggcaacactgctcctCGTAGAGCTGCCCGTGGTCACCGAGGGACGCACCATCTACTACAACCCGGCGAACCGGTCCAAGCACAACGAAACCAACACGAGCACGATCTTCGTCGCACCGCTGCACTGTCCGGCCGGGTACGGGCTGGACCGGTTCAAGCGCTGCCGGAAGCTGATCTACTGGTAAATCACTCGTTCAACTACGTACTACTTCTTCTTTTGGGAGCTTTGGAGGTAATTTGGAGGCAGTTTGGAGGTTTTGGTGAAGGAACCTGTATGAAGGAGACGAAGTTTCACTTGTTTGAGTACGATTAACTTCTCTGTTTATAATACTAACTACTCATTCGTAAGCAAGATTTTCCGTTCTTTTTTACCTGATACTTAGTTCTGGTGGAAGCTTATCAGTATTGTTTTCAGTTTGATTGAGACTAtaaatttaaggtttttttttattttggaaattgaTAAGACAATACTCGAGGCCTATAAAGTCAACAAATGACACCAAATCAGTGTAATTCAAACATTCAACGTTGAAATACCCCCGTGGATAATCACAATGAAGTTCCCCTCCAAATCCTTCCTCGTGGCACTTGTGATTTTGATTGTTGCGAGTGTCCCAAGTTTGAGCGCTGTTCGTGTAATATTCAAGGGGACGCCACCTCCAGAAGCGGATCACCAGTCGAATTCTCAGCAGAGTACGGCCCACATCTTTCGATCGCCGAGTGGAGTCCGCAGTGGGGCGTCTTGTGGCGCTGGCCAGATGTACGACAGCTCGGGAATGTGCCGGAATGCGGTGTACTTTTGAGACACGGTGAAAGTGAGTGTTGCTGAAGGGAAATTATGTTTATGCTTAACAAATGCCAAGAATATCTGCGGACAACTAGTACTAAATATGGATTGATTTAACCCTCAACATGACCAAGATTCATAATGCAATCTAATCGATGGAGATatgtttgaaaatgaaatgaaacatttgtaaatgcATTTGGGTTATtgtccgccaactcacacagcagttcgacgccgtcgtgctaacttgtcgtacgtcgccgagaaaacgcgttttaatgtttaaccttgaataaacaaaaactagagtacgcaatgtaaacaataacaaacttgttttgtttggctgaccattctgtgcattttcctgaagtttggttgaatttggctgTCGATGTCCcgagttttaattacaaatgttcacggtagtcgagctcgtacctgtgtcaaacgcgttctgacctgaaatcctgttggccaattgtcgcaactacatcaattttcaggctgtgtcaagatagcacgacaagattgaaaagtgacaaaaatgtacgtagttttttggttttttattgaatatctcaggattgaaatcgatttttaagGATTCGTGAAGAttaaaagatgaggcattgtgagttgcacaaaatggcgttcttaactcaattgggCCCAAAATCGACGAGTTGTTCTGACCCCTCTTCGTTTTCCATAAAATTCTGctttaaggggtaattttggtccctgatcacgaatccgtttttcaatatctcgtgacggtggggtggtatgacccctttatttttttggatATCTACCAAGACTCATTTTTCAGtgaaaccgtgaagagatataattttcaaaaaaaaaatgtttattcaatgatgggaaaataattcttttgaccatacgaaaattataggctggttttagaaatattcatatttgggtcatatcccaagtaacatttttttccaggagttctacaagagcttttcaagatagctacagcatagcagtttggaccgcggtacacacaaaaaatatttccgaatgttacatcaatGTTACATCCCAAGTAACAAATGATATGCTTAGTATTCTTATAggtttttattaaagttttaaaaagtgcaataaagtacaccatattcttgatttacacaacgaaatgggggtgtttaaatcgagaatcgtttaaaaaaagaatgtccatgacttaaattgagaatatgacttaaattaagaatatttgggatttcgtaacttttcggaaaattttcaaaatgtatcaattgtattttgttaagaaatgttattaaaacattttatcatggttttggaacacctgggatgttctagtccatccgaaacttccgcaaatgttgtgcaacaggcttaccaaagaaacaagtagaaacttcaagattttgacaacggatcctatccagactgcttcagtgagtatggtaggctACAGATCATTATTGTAACAAcgtattgggatgatctgggtcatccaagaactccctggagttaagatctgtgggtctaccgtcgtaacaagccagaggtcgacggtttttgaccccgaaaCATATCCGCACAGCTcaagtgagtatggtagactactttgctgatgtgttgagatgttcttagacatccaaggactccctggagttaagatctgtgggtctaccgtcgtaacaagctagaggtcgacggtttttgaccccggaacatatccgcacaGCTTCactgagtatggtagactactttgatgatgtgttgggatgttatgggacatccaaggactacctggagttaagatctgttggtctaccaccgtaacaagtcagaggtcgacggtttttgaccccggaacatatccgcatagcttcagtgagtatggtagactagtttgctgatgtgttgggatgttctggaacatccaaggacttcctggagttaagatctgtgggtcaacTGACGTAAAACGCAAGAGGTCGACGTTTTTGACCTTGGGAAATATCCGCAGAGCTTCAGTGAGTTTGATAGACTTCTTTGCTGTTATGTGAACATCTTTCCAGAAAGTTCTTGTTACAGCCATAGACCCTCGTGTTATAACTCAATGGAGTTCTTGGAAGATCCAAGACAGTCCaatacattagcaaagtagtcaacCATACTCACTAAAGTTATGCGGGTTTGTcccaaggtcaaaaaccattgacctctagcttgttacggcggtagacccacagatcataattccagggagtccttggatgtcccagaacatcccaacacatcatcaaaatagtctaccatactcactgaagctatgcggatatgttctggggtcaaaaatcgtcgacctcttgcttgttacggtggtagacccagagatcttaactccagggagttcttggatgtcCCAAAACATCCCAACATATCAGCAAAGTAgactaccatactcactgaagctatgcggatatattccggggtcaaaaaccgtcgacttcttgcttgttacggcggtagattctcAGATCTTAGCTCTAGGAagtctttggatgacccaggacatccaaacacatcccaacacatcatcaaagtagtctaccatactcagtGAAGCtgtgcggatatgttccggggtcaaaaaccgtcgacctctagcttgttacgacggtagacccacagatcttaactccagggagtccttggatgtctaagaacatcccaacacatcagcaaagtagtctaccatactcacttgAGCTGTGCGGATATGtttcggggtcaaaaaccgtcgacctctggctttttacgacggtagacccacagatcttaactccagggagttcttggatgacccagatcatcccaatacgttgttacaataatgatctgtagcctaccacactcactgaagcagtctgggtaggatcagttgttaaaatcttgaagtttctacttgtttctttggtaagcctgttgcacaacatttgcggaagtttcggatggactagaacatcccaggtgttccaaaaccatgataaaatgttttaataacatttcttaacaaaatacaattgatacattttgaaaattttccgaaaagttAAGAATTCccaaatattcttaatttaagtcatattctcaatttaagtcatggacattctatttttaagtcatgacttaaaaaaagttgcgtaaatcgagaatcgtttaaaaaaaggtgacttaaaaaaagaatatggtgtattACTAAGGCTTTGATTAAAACCTACTTGTTTTATGGTCACAAAACTTAATAATAGTTTCAAGAATTCTTCAAGATTATGTTAAGAATTATATATTAGAttttaatttggttttattCCTTATACTTTAAACTATCTTGAAGAGGTTGTTTTGTTGCCAAATAACTTTAACGAAGTCTGCCTTAAATCAGTCCCGTCTTCAAAGAGCATTTTTACAATCCTGTAAGACTTAAACTGTCAGTGTCTCTGCAACTTCGTTCGGTGCAGAACGTGAAGCTGTTCCCTAAACAATTATTCATGAATATTCAGTTAGATTATTCATTGCTACGTTCAAGGTGTaataaaaatggctttttgttgTTTCTTATTGTGttataattttgatgaaaagaataatatataatattttcctgaaatAGTTATTACTGTTGTGTGCCTTGAAATTggctccaaaaaagtgcttttaaaGATTTAGTGAATTTGTTTTCACCTGTCTACACACATCCGACTCCGCCTGCGGTTCTTACATTGTGGGAAATAATTCTATATTAAAAGataataatttgaatttatttccgATAAAGTGTGTTTGGTTGATAGTTTTTGGAAACACGTCTGGAGCATCATTTGGAAAGGTCGCAAAAGCATTTTGATAGCTGGAACTGTTTTGCAAATTCTGAAACAACAGGTAactatttaagagcgagtttttcaccgatgtgaaacaggtcgtatcgacgtgctccgatttggatgaaactttcagcgtttgtttgtctatgcatgagatgaactcatgccaaatatgagccctctacgacaaagggaagtggggtaaaacgggcattgacgtttgaggtccaaaacacatgaaaaatcttaaaatttctcgcatttccgtaaaacttcatcaattccaactctcttagatgcattcgaaaggtcttttgaagcccttcaaaatgtgctatagacatccaggattggtttgacttttctcatagcttttgcaaattactgtcaaaaattgatttttaaaccttaataacttttggcaacagcctccaacacccatactcccataggtcaaaagttaggaatttcatggactataagcctacggtattaacttttggccaatcgcagtttttctcatagtttttcgatttttctagaacaaacattttacaacgttagttttgccctgtaggccaagaagacggcacttttggtctcaatttatcatattcggaatcctcggtcaatttcacgtaagttagaagtattgagttgtaattttgatttaaaaataattaaattaaacattttgaaaaagaaatagatcttatttaccctatgatcaatacgtcaaatgctgtatcaagtaggcgaaaacttgtttacccctaatccgacaaaattctaaataatattttaattaattctaaatggcattttttccaatcaaattcaaaattccaacacctcaatctaatgtaaaatattctgaggattccgaatatgtcaaaattgagaccaaaaagtgccgctacggaggcctacagagcaaaaactaacgttgtaaaatgtttgttctagaaaatcgaaaaactatgagaaaactgcgattggccaaaaagttaatactgtaggcttatagtccatgaaattccctaacttttgacctatggagtatgggtgttggaggctgttgccaaaagttattaaggttttaaaaaaatcaatttttaacagtaatttgcaaaagctatgagaaaaagccAAACCAAtcttggatgtctatagcaaattttgaagggcttcaaaagatctttcgaatgcatctaagagagttggaattgatgaagttttacggaaatgcgagaaattttaatatttttcatgtgttttggacctcaaacttcaatgcccgttttaccccacttccctttgtcgtagagggctcatatttggcatgagttcatctcatgcatagacaaacaaacgctgaaagtttcatccaaatcggagcaactcgatacgacctctagaacaaaccgagcagaatctacaaatactgcctcttaacaaAACCCGTAGTGTTAAAAGATAACCGGGAAGCCAgcttttgttttgtgaaaatgttaccTTTTGTATCGAAACTTGTAAAATAGTTCCAGCAGTCAAAAAGCTTATCCACCATTTTCCCGTGTTGTTAAAGACTATTGAGATTTAACAAGGACTGGCATAAATACTTAAGGTATACAAAAGGCTATCCATAAAACTTTATATTCCTAAATTAGTCTTCAATAAAACCCATCAGATCTAGTTTTCTGTATTGTTACGCTCAATAATTGACAGTTGCGCTCCAGGTGTCATTTGTGCTATTGTtgcatttttctgtatttttttgtgaataactATTTCAATCAATAATATGGTCTTTTTGTGCTGTCTACTTGTGTAAGTGAAgtgaaaagtacaaaaactgcgGTGAATGTTGCGACGATCACTTAACAATAGTGATAATAAGGACAGTGTTTATAAAACTACACGAATAAAGTTGCGTCAGTTGGTTCTTCATTAAGTGATGTGTGTTCATGCTGTGTGTTTTAAGAATGAATAAATATCGTTAAAAGGCAAAAAacctttctgtttttttattcagttattttgaaattcaatttctcCACCATCGAAGGCGATCTACTTGCAGCTGAAAAAGTTGCATGTGCTACGGTCCTGCCATGTGCGATATAATCTTGTAGAAAACCATGATAAAACATTTTGGTTCTGATTAAAGCCCTTATAAGTATTTTATAAATCTGGTATGTCCTGGCTAGTTTTGAGGCAGAACTGCTCAAGAatgaatagatttaaaaaatatttaatcaagAGCATTTATACTTATCCAATTTCGCCATATTGCTGAGAGAAGCAAGGGGCAAAAACCGCAGCCATATTGAATTTGGAAGcaacaacaagcaaaaattattagtttttgaaaatctcaactTTTTTCAGAGAATTGAAAGTGCTCACACTCAATTTTtcgagctatctttgaaaaattggtcgatgatttttttgcataactgttgTGGCTTATTATAAGTATaaacttcaacaaatatttCTTAGTTACAATAAATAATATTGCCAAATTATTATCATCTGCCATCAGTCATTGTATTTGCGTAtaagaataatttattttaatcaagtAAATTTGTATGTCATTCCCTCTGATATACAACCTTTGGTTTTActgcaaacaaataaataaatacttcaTGCTCTGATATAGCATTCAAGAATAATTACAGACTTCAACAAAACTTTTTCCAAGCCAAGCAGTTTTAATCTTGTTTTGAAGAGCTCTATAATGTATTTATAAAGCACACATCAAAACTGTAAGTTTTAACATGCTCCTCAAAAATACTCTTGATAACCTCCTAAAATGGTCCATTTTGGCTTTAATGTTGATTTAACTGGTATTTAACTCAGCATGTAGGACCATAAAGCATTTCATTTGAACTTTCTTAAGAATTCTACAGAAACTCTTTGAGACTATTACAAAACtgaaattgttacttgggatcgtttatgatgtaacacttttgcacgtcattaaacatttaaatttaaatgcaatttgatgtaaatttgaaacaaattatacgtaaaaatatgattttacgtatGATTCAACCGTTCACGTCAAATcttaagtttacatcaactgagtttacatatgattcattttttccgtgtcgagtaaattcacatatattttttcagtgtaggataaaactctcttcaagtactcttccaaactcctgaagaagtttggaagagaattttatcctaccgcggtccaaactgctatgctgtagctatctttaagaactcttgtagaactcctggaaaaaaatgttacttgggatatgtcccatcaggcctgaaaggctTAAATGAtacaaacaaatttttcatcatgTTTTAATGCGAGCTTCCATTTAGCCTGccgaaaaataagaaaaaaatgcatttggattggtttcacatttattttttttaaattcataatgtGTCATCCtacttaaaatttataatatgaagtttagtttaaaaacaaaagtattatgcttgatacattttttgccttcctcaccttactgaggaaaggctataaaattactcgaaaactaaacttct
Encoded here:
- the LOC119765414 gene encoding uncharacterized protein LOC119765414 isoform X2, whose protein sequence is MRLSLGIRTVLMLVAVALATLLLVELPVVTEGRTIYYNPANRSKHNETNTSTIFVAPLHCPAGYGLDRFKRCRKLIYW
- the LOC119765414 gene encoding uncharacterized protein LOC119765414 isoform X3; amino-acid sequence: MRLSLGIRTVLMLVAVALATLLLVELPVVTEGRTIYYNPANRSKHNETNTSTIFVAPLHCPAGYGLDRFKRCRKLIY